From one Verrucomicrobiota bacterium genomic stretch:
- a CDS encoding ATP-binding protein codes for MSKNLSYKEKRAGQDVSQGDPPRRPDGFWGRDLAQIFESVLNHLGLKNLGIRNQLILGFGVVISCFVILGIITSFKLSYLDQSVHRVQNISENSAAIIEINRQVLEVQQLVLLYIYTGQSVKKERALEYKMQIQTQLEDLKTQSLDPETLNYLERMLKHLDSYISNFNEITLERTLQTTLINETLPNLSSRTTVIFNTLNKNLISSNNKSSSSSLVNALNHFLLAKSYTKQFFNNADSSSFRAAKSEIKLAKEELSSIPASLDNQKMIDEAIKSLNEYEASLIRAVQATRAYLYLVNVVMAGEASEFTYNSKQLQEQAVEKLSKIRGDNSAIISFSIFANLALFVTTITLSIIFSFLVAKSIISPLKQITETFTRLINGDKEANITGLDRDDEIGQMAKAADIFKEKNQETEKLLKQFQKLSSDLDDKTTALEQANEEMKMFVYTVSHDLKTPIVSCMGFIGMIRDLAKQGNFDLALKKIDRLESNNHRMNQLISDILDLSQVGRMNQEYEDLDMNELIGDIYNHLSDKFTELGFHVDISSNLPHLQANRSSTTQAFDNILNNAIKYCSNTNSPQIKIRASQDSYETVFSIADNGPGIPEEYHKKVFGLFKRLESKTEGTGIGLAIVSKVMETHKGRVWVESKEGIGSTFWLAFPNQQTDVKIQRN; via the coding sequence TGGCGTAGTCATCAGCTGCTTTGTGATTCTTGGAATCATTACCTCCTTCAAACTTAGCTACCTAGACCAAAGTGTTCACAGAGTTCAAAATATTTCAGAAAATTCCGCAGCAATCATTGAAATTAATCGTCAAGTTCTTGAGGTTCAGCAACTAGTCTTGCTTTACATATACACGGGTCAAAGTGTCAAAAAGGAAAGAGCTCTCGAATATAAAATGCAGATCCAAACTCAACTCGAAGACCTAAAAACTCAATCCCTAGATCCTGAGACCTTGAATTATCTAGAGAGAATGCTTAAGCATCTTGACTCTTATATTTCAAATTTTAATGAAATAACCTTAGAACGAACGCTTCAAACCACTTTAATAAATGAAACGCTTCCGAATTTAAGCTCCAGGACAACGGTCATTTTCAATACTCTTAATAAAAATTTAATTTCCTCAAATAACAAAAGTTCTAGTTCTAGCCTTGTCAATGCTCTCAACCACTTTCTTTTGGCCAAGAGCTATACTAAACAGTTTTTTAATAACGCTGACTCTAGCTCATTTAGAGCTGCAAAGTCTGAAATCAAATTAGCTAAAGAAGAACTCAGCAGTATCCCAGCCTCTCTCGATAATCAAAAAATGATTGATGAAGCCATTAAGTCCTTAAATGAATATGAAGCTTCTTTGATTCGGGCAGTCCAAGCTACACGAGCGTACCTCTATTTAGTAAATGTCGTGATGGCCGGCGAAGCCTCAGAATTCACCTATAACTCTAAACAACTACAGGAACAAGCTGTTGAAAAGTTAAGTAAAATTCGCGGGGATAATTCCGCCATAATATCTTTCAGTATTTTCGCAAACCTAGCCCTTTTCGTCACAACCATAACACTCAGTATTATTTTCTCATTTCTCGTGGCGAAAAGTATTATCTCCCCATTAAAACAAATTACTGAGACCTTCACACGACTCATCAATGGAGATAAGGAGGCAAATATCACCGGTTTAGATAGAGATGATGAAATTGGTCAAATGGCAAAAGCAGCCGATATCTTCAAAGAAAAAAATCAAGAAACAGAAAAACTACTGAAACAATTCCAAAAGCTTTCCTCTGACTTAGACGACAAGACCACTGCACTTGAACAAGCCAACGAAGAAATGAAAATGTTCGTCTATACCGTTTCCCATGATCTAAAAACACCCATTGTTTCGTGCATGGGATTCATCGGTATGATACGCGATCTTGCAAAGCAAGGTAATTTTGATTTAGCCCTGAAAAAAATTGACCGGCTCGAGAGTAACAACCACCGCATGAACCAATTAATCTCAGATATTTTGGACTTGAGTCAGGTTGGACGCATGAACCAAGAATACGAAGATTTAGACATGAATGAACTAATCGGTGATATATACAATCATCTATCTGATAAATTTACTGAATTGGGCTTTCATGTTGACATCTCCAGCAACTTACCACACCTCCAAGCCAACCGGTCTTCAACAACCCAAGCTTTTGACAACATCCTCAATAACGCCATTAAGTACTGCAGCAACACAAATTCCCCACAAATTAAAATAAGAGCCTCACAAGATAGCTATGAAACCGTATTTTCCATTGCAGACAATGGCCCTGGAATACCCGAAGAATATCATAAAAAGGTATTTGGACTTTTTAAAAGGCTGGAATCGAAAACTGAGGGAACCGGCATCGGTTTAGCAATTGTCTCAAAAGTCATGGAAACTCATAAAGGAAGAGTATGGGTAGAATCTAAAGAAGGGATCGGTTCTACTTTCTGGTTAGCCTTTCCAAATCAACAAACCGACGTGAAAATTCAACGAAATTAA